Proteins found in one Neurospora crassa OR74A linkage group II, whole genome shotgun sequence genomic segment:
- a CDS encoding 90S preribosome component RRP12, translating to MASSPSLQEKLDKIRSPNLQSQKQTASVLEAIEATFKERNTPATPTAYFAALLSLLNNENLATPVVYLLDVVTPFAPKPILQAKFTQIITILAPVLSLPDADAPLMRASIGSLESLLLAQDATQWELGTAQIGPRRAVAGLLALALDPRPKVRKRAQEALRNILKNPPPSPSLDHPAAPMCAETAMQSLRLVADKAAAQRKEKKTTDSTHDPELIHALQLVKAVASGSGGWPSKSIESLCELLLSIARTGNEHMSMAVFEIFEMMFEGMAADEVASAKLPRLLEIIRELRPAPNDTQLLPPWIAILSRAYDVAGQISPAETFQELVDPFTLVAGYLESQHKNIRVSASECLVSFLANCVPKEAILEPSIFDEKVIQQLVKVVEGLLTVQYQAAWMETFNVLGAMFDAFRWQANPYLLSVVKSIGEIRGNDSFAGKQEADEVLGKAIRAMGPEAVLNVLPLNLAKPVKGQPGRAWMLPLLRDYTSNTNLAHFKSELVPLSAIMFQRVIEHQGEKNIHIKIFETVVQQIWSILPGYCDLPLDLVEAFDTGFAEMLTNLLYEQVDLRLDICRALRTVVESNQAIATSDEVDDLILFGRVSKEQAQKNLEYLGATFAADFLAVLFNVYSTTLPQKRGPVLQTINAYLSIIPPARLTETFDMVCEKLAEALQEAVEKKPQQQQKADHMPSAAHTLMDLVVTMSIYLPRASFEALFKIASVVIFKDDDPQLQKKAYKLIPRLADSPIGKAALEERHGELQTLFLSSSEKVSAPARRERLAAIAALIHFIPNDSLHFIPSILSEVVIGCKEHNEKARTTAFDLLVLLGQKMVSAQGSLIDNSKVPHMPADAPAATASIEEFFTMVSAGLAGSTPHMISASITAITRVLYEFRETVSKETLSDLVQTMDLFLTSNNREIVKSVLGFVKVCIISLPTEMMTPRLPTLIPNVMVWSHEHKGHFRSKVKHIIERMIRRFGFEAVSKYCPEDDRKLIVNIRKTKERAKRRKEAGKEAGEGSDDEAGGRKASRFESEYDHALYSSDDDNESEQSDDSDAEMTGKRSKKGGQSQQKGGNTYILEDENEPLDLLDRNALANISSTKPTKLKRHTTKSKAKTDMDGKLILGEDGDMMEVDVPKGGDDDEDGVGAYVAALKGKDAPKRGLRGKLKFSSKGKKNDDSDDEDDGMDIDDNTAKEIRQNMRGGGRGGGGRGGGRGSGGGRGGGGRGGGRGRGGSGGDRRGGPGRGGFSRGGGRGGNDQGRRNMGEGRRTGGPMRGGVGKGGRGRN from the exons ATGgcttcttctccgtcttTGCAGGAGAAACTGGACAAGATTCGGTCTCCGAATCTCCAGAGCCAGAAGCAG ACTGCCAGTGTCCTCGAGGCTATCGAGGCCACCTTCAAGGAGCGCAATACACCCGCGACTCCTACCGCCTACTTCGCTGCCCTTCTCAGTCTACTCAACAACGAAAACCTCGCGACCCCCGTCGTCTACCTCCTCGATGTCGTCACTCCCTTCGCTCCAAAGCCTATTCTTCAGGCCAAGTTCACTCagatcatcaccatcctcgcgCCAGTACTATCCCTCCCCGATGCCGATGCTCCCCTCATGAGGGCCTCGATCGGCTCTCTCGAGAGCTTGCTCCTTGCTCAAGATGCGACACAGTGGGAGCTCGGTACCGCCCAGATTGGCCCCCGCCGGGCTGTGGCcggcctcctcgcccttgccCTCGACCCGCGTCCCAAAGTCCGCAAGAGAGCCCAGGAAGCGCTCAGGAACATCCTGAAGAACCCTCCGCCGAGCCCGTCTCTCGACCACCCCGCCGCCCCCATGTGCGCCGAGACAGCCATGCAGAGCCTCCGTCTTGTCGCTGACAAGGCCGCCGCccagaggaaggaaaagaagactACCGACTCTACCCACGATCCCGAGCTTATCCACGCCTTGCAACTCGTCAAGGCTGTCGCCTCTGGAAGCGGTGGCTGGCCCAGCAAGAGCATTGAGTCTTTGTGCGAGCTCCTTCTCAGCATTGCCCGGACGGGCAACGAGCACATGAGCATGGCTGTCTTCGAGATCTTCGAGATGATGTTCGAGGGCATGGCCGCCGACGAGGTTGCCTCCGCCAAGCTTCCTCGGCTGCTCGAGATCATCAGAGAGCTCCGTCCCGCGCCCAACGATACCCAGCTTCTCCCTCCCTGGATCGCCATTCTGTCGAGAGCCTACGATGTTGCCGGTCAGATTTCGCCCGCCGAGACCTTCCAAGAGCTGGTCGATCCTTTCACTCTGGTTGCAGGATACCTCGAGTCCCAGCACAAGAATATTCGCGTTTCGGCGTCCGAGTGCTTGGTCTCCTTCCTGGCCAACTGTGTCCCCAAGGAGGCCATCCTTGAGCCTTCGATTTTTGACGAGAAGGTCATTCAGCAACTAGTCAAGGTTGTCGAGGGCCTTCTCACCGTCCAGTACCAAGCTGCCTGGATGGAGACTTTCAACGTTCTTGGTGCCATGTTCGATGCCTTTCGGTGGCAGGCTAACCCTTACCTCCTTTCCGTCGTCAAGAGCATCGGCGAAATCCGCGGTAACGATTCTTTCGCTGGAAAGCAGGAAGCCGACGAGGTCCTTGGCAAGGCGATTCGTGCAATGGGTCCTGAGGCGGTCTTGAATGTTCTTCCCCTGAACCTCGCGAAGCCCGTCAAGGGTCAGCCTGGCAGAGCTTGGatgcttcctcttctccgtGACTACACCTCCAACACCAATCTTGCACACTTCAAGAGCGAATTGGTTCCTCTCAGTGCTATCATGTTCCAGCGTGTGATTGAGCACCAGGGCGAGAAGAACATTCACATCAAGATTTTCGAGACTGTTGTTCAGCAAATTTGGTCGATTCTTCCCGGCTACTGCGACCTTCCACTTGATCTTGTCGAGGCCTTTGACACAGGCTTCGCTGAGATGTTGACCAACCTTTTGTATGAGCAGGTTGACCTGCGCTTGGATATTTGTCGCGCCCTCAGGACCGTTGTTGAGTCCAACCAGGCCATCGCCACTTCCGATGAGGTCGATGACCTCATTCTCTTTGGCAGGGTCAGCAAGGAGCAGGCGCAGAAGAACTTGGAGTACCTCGGAGCCACCTTTGCAGCTGATTTCCTCGCTGTTCTCTTCAACGTCTACAGCACCACTCTCCCCCAGAAGCGCGGCCCTGTCCTCCAGACCATCAACGCCTACCTCAGCATCATCCCTCCCGCGCGTCTTACCGAGACTTTCGACATGGTGTGCGAGAAGCTCGCCGAGGCTCTTCAAGAGGCTGTTGAGAAGAAgccccaacaacagcagaagGCCGATCACATGCCTTCTGCCGCGCACACTCTCATGGACCTGGTCGTTACCATGTCTATCTACCTCCCCCGTGCCAGCTTCGAGGCTCTTTTTAAGATCGCTTCAGTGGTCATCTTCAAGGATGATGACCCTCAGCTGCAGAAGAAGGCTTACAAGCTCATTCCTCGCTTGGCGGATTCCCCCATCGGCAAGGCCGCCCTCGAGGAGAGACATGGCGAGCTCCAAACCCTGTTCCTGTCCAGCTCTGAGAAGGTGTCGGCACCTGCCCGGAGAGAGCGCCTGGCTGCCATTGCTGCTCTGATTCACTTCATCCCCAACGATTCCCTGCACTTCATTCCCTCCATTCTTTCAGAGGTTGTCATTGGCTGCAAGGAGCACAACGAGAAGGCTCGCACTACCGCCTTCGACCTTCTGGTTCTCCTTGGCCAGAAGATGGTTTCTGCTCAGGGCTCTTTGATCGATAACAGCAAGGTCCCTCACATGCCCGCGGATGCTCCTGCGGCTACCGCCTCTATTGAGGAGTTCTTCACCATGGTCAGTGCCGGTTTGGCTGGCAGTACCCCCCACATGATTTCGGCCTCTATCACTGCCATTACCCGCGTTCTTTATGAGTTCCGCGAGACCGTCAGTAAGGAAACACTGTCCGACCTTGTCCAGACCATGGACCTCTTCCTTACTTCCAACAACCGCGAAATCGTGAAGAGCGTTCTTGGCTTCGTCAAGGTCTGCATCATCAGTCTGCCCACCGAGATGATGACACCCCGCCTTCCCACACTCATTCCCAACGTCATGGTTTGGAGTCACGAGCACAAGGGCCATTTCCGCTCCAAGGTCAAGCACATTATCGAGCGTATGATCCGTCGCTTTGGCTTTGAGGCCGTTAGCAAGTACTGTCCCGAGGATGACAGGAAGTTGATTGTCAACATCCGCAAGACCAAGGAGCGcgcgaagaggagaaaggaggCCGGCAAGGAGGCCGGTGAGGGTTCGGACGACGAGGCCGGCGGCAGAAAGGCCAGCCGGTTCGAGAGCGAGTACGACCACGCCCTTTAcagcagcgacgacgacaacgagtCGGAGCAGTCAGACGACTCGGACGCCGAGATGACGGGCAAGCGCAGCAAGAAGGGAGGACAGTCACAGCAGAAGGGTGGCAACACGTACATTCTGGAGGATGAGAACGAGCCTTTGGATCTACTCGACCGCAACGCTCTCGCCAACATCTCGTCCACCAAGCCGACCAAGCTCAAGAGGCACACCACCAAAtccaaggccaagacggACATGGACGGAAAGCTCATATTGGGCGAGGACGGCGACATGATGGAGGTCGACGTGCCCAAgggcggcgacgacgacgaggacggcgTTGGCGCCTATGTGGCGGCGCTCAAGGGCAAAGATGCTCCCAAGAGGGGTCTCCGTGGCAAGCTCAAGTTCTCTagcaagggcaagaagaatGACGAcagcgatgacgaggatgatggtaTGGACATCGACGATAACACAGCCAAGGAGATCAGGCAAAACATGCGCGgcggtggccgtggtggtggtggtcgtggagGTGGCCGCGGCTCTGGCGGTGGacgcggtggtggcggccgTGGTGGCGGCCGTGGACgaggtggtagtggtggtgacagGAGAGGTGGCCCTGGCCGTGGTGGCTTtagccgtggtggtggtcgcggCGGCAACGATCAGGGAAGGAGAAATATGGGTGAGGGTAGGAGGACAGGTGGACCAATGCGTGGAGGCGTCGGTAAGGgcggaaggggaaggaactAA
- a CDS encoding alpha-soluble NSF attachment protein, with protein sequence MAVDPRVLQQEAEKTLASASKGWGLFGNKEDKYQNAADQYIQAANAFRLQKSNTEAGKCFEEAAKIFTEKLKEPNDAANAMLDAFKVYRKDAPDNAVRCVEVAIKQYTMAGNFRRAASHKENQAEVYENELQNKPEAIKAYTTAAEWYENDGAVALANKLWLKVADLSALAGDFFAAIEKFEKVAEASLGNNLMRYSVKEYFLKAGLCSLATKDMVTAQRNITKYAEKDPSFTGQREYQLLVDLLEAASNNNLEMFQDKLAAYDKMSRLDDWKAAVLLQIKNNFEEADNEFS encoded by the exons ATGGCTGTCGATCCGCGCGTTCTCCAACAAGAG GCAGAGAAGACCCTCGCGAGCGCGTCCAAAGGCTGGGGTCTGTTCGGAAACAAGGAAGACAAGTACCAAAATGCGGCGGATCAGTACATACAAGCGGCCAACGCTTTCAGGTTGCAGAAGTCAA ACACCGAGGCCGGCAAGTGTTTCGAGGAAGCTGCCAAGATCTTCACTGAGAAGTTGAAGGAGCCCAACGATGCGGCGAATGCCATGTTGGACGCCTTCAAGGTCTATAGGAAAGATGCCCCGGATAATGCTGTGCGCTGCGTCGAGGTTGCCATCAAGCAGTATACCATGGCGGGGAACTTCCGGAGAGCTGCGTCGCACAAGGAGAACCAGGCTGAGGTCTACGAAAACGAGCTGCAGAATAAGCCAGAGGCTATCAAGGCCTATACAACTGCGGCCGAGTGGTATGAGAACGACGGTGCTGTCGC TCTTGCGAACAAGCTGTGGCTCAAGGTGGCCGACCTCTCTGCCCTCGCGGGCGACTTTTTCGCCGCTATAGAGAAGTTCGAGAAGGTTGCGGAGGCTTCACTCGGCAACAACCTGATGAGGTACTCGGTCAAGGAGTACTTCCTCAAGGCCGGTCTCTGCTCCTTGGCGACCAAGGATATGGTCACTGCTCAGCGTAACATCACCAAGTATGCCGAGAAGGACCCATCATTTACGGGCCAGCGCGAATACCAACTCCTGGTTGACTTGTTGGAAGCAGCCTcaaacaacaacctcgaGATGTTCCAGGATAAGCTTGCCGCGTACGATAAGATGAGCCGGCTCGATGACTGGAAGGCGGCTGTTCTTCTCCAGATCAAGAACAACTTTGAGGAGGCAGACAACGAGTTTTCATAA
- a CDS encoding DUF726 domain-containing protein, with the protein MAALKNAPAPAVTVRSSKALGLKTCNPIPPSLPSPKDAAEAASPTSPTLSHTASDDSTIADMPPGGRPRHNPPKREADFSTLLSPQEKNDLTSLITRTTDVMQKHFSHVYDSAGLVDDAPSVRNKFWSGLPAHLRDFSITKPLPAETQLLNPKKRTKGKTSRSQKENGNMARDTKNSSGAALQPANPSNLNIQRAPEQDNDKTIGPYLQELKKEAMLHFKKWQTAVHKRMGDISVKRAGDANFNSTVPNSRRGRNRPNGVSTSNIESDPVLMQLYPPIPSTLCYWPLERRLLVLHALLLLLLSLEHYSAYTRVLLLHITSSLNLPLRVLVDDEVRVAKAIAWMAKDINPEELIQKRIEECAGKPSRRWRHGLASMAGISSFGIPGHLAPPLVAAGIGSVNGGFGLGPTASAGILGSTGESAFVVGALLGIYNARTSVKLMEQCTKEIQDFAFIPMRGSIGQDGEIGKIQPDARRLRVVLAISGWLTDESDVTNPWRALGQANEVYAVRWEVDSLSKMGTALETVVRSSAWSMAKKEIIARTSEPPFNIPKCNLSRRANKHGPVFTSMTESLWPLGLLKINKIIDNPWSVGMVRADKAGTLLADAIMNKAHGERGVTLIGYSLGARAIYVCLMVLAERRAFGLVENAVMMGTPAPSEARVWCTMRSVVSGRLVNVFSENDYLLGFLYRTSSIQFGVAGLQRIEGIDGVENVDVSAKVSGHLRYQYLAGSILKHINWEDINQEQVSRDEAAMVAAEERVREREKKRDAVERGIVVIDKAKEAAKNDPGIIRTRMRKKNKR; encoded by the exons ATGGCGGCACTCAAGAACGCTCCCGCGCCAGCGGTCACGGTGCGCTCTTCAAAGGCCCTGGGCCTCAAGACTTGTAACCCAATTCCTCCCAGCTTGCCTTCTCCCAAGGACGCTGCCGAAGCAGCATCGCCAACTTCACCGACCCTCTCCCACACAGCTTCTGACGACAGTACCATCGCCGATATGCCTCCCGGCGGCAGACCAAGACATAATCCCCCGAAGCGGGAGGCTGACTTCAGCACTCTATTGTCACCCCAGGAAAAGAACGACTTAACTTCACTCATTACCAGAACCACCGATGTTATGCAGAAGCACTTTTCCCATGTTTACGACTCAGCCGGTCTGGTCGATGACGCTCCCTCGGTTCGTAACAAGTTCTGGAGCGGACTTCCCGCTCACTTGCGTGATTTCAGCATCACCAAGCCTCTCCCTGCGGAGACGCAGCTCCTGAACCCCAAGAAGCGCACTAAGGGTAAGACCTCAAGGAGCCAAAAGGAAAATGGAAACATGGCTCGAGACACCAAAAACAGCTCGGGTGCTGCACTGCAGCCAGCTAACCCATCTAACCTGAATATCCAACGCGCCCCTGAACAGGACAATGACAAGACAATCGGGCCCTACCTTCAGGAattgaagaaggaagccatGCTGCACTTCAAGAAATGGCAGACAGCGGTACATAAGAGAATGGGTGACATCTCAGTCAAGCGGGCTGGAGATGCCAACTTCAACTCCACGGTGCCAAACAGCAGACGAGGCAGGAACAGGCCTAACG GAGTTTCAACCTCCAACATTGAGTCCGACCCTGTTCTGATGCAGCTCTACCCACCGATCCCGTCGACGCTTTGCTACTGGCCTCTAGAGAGAAGATTGCTGGTGCTTCACGCTCTGCTACTCCTCCTGCTCTCACTCGAGCATTACAGTGCATATACTcgggtgctgctgctccatATCACCTCTTCGCTgaaccttcctcttcgcGTCCTCGTTGATGACGAGGTCCGCGTTGCCAAGGCTATTGCGTGGATGGCCAAGGATATCAATCCAGAGGAGCTGATCCAAAAAAGAATCGAGGAATGTGCTGGGAAGCCATCCAGGAGATGGAGGCACGGATTGGCAAGTATGGCTGGAATTAGCAGCTTTGGGATACCTGGCCATCTCGCTCCGCCCCTTGTGGCTGCAGGAATCGGATCTGTCAATGGAGGTTTCGGGCTTGGACCTACTGCTTCCGCCGGCATATTAGGTTCGACAGGCGAGAGTGCTTTTGTTGTCGGCGCTTTGCTCGGTATCTACAACGCCAGAACCTCGGTCAAGTTGATGGAGCAGTGTACCAAGGAGATACAGGACTTCGCTTTCATCCCCATGCGCGGCTCTATTGGCCAAGATGGCGAGATTGGCAAAATCCAGCCAGATGCCCGTCGTCTCCGAGTAGTGCTGGCCATTAGTGGATGGCTGACCGACGAGTCGGACGTCACTAACCCCTGGAGGGCTTTAGGACAGGCGAATGAGGTATACGCTGTGCGATGGGAGGTGGACTCGCTCTCGAAGATGGGTACAGCTTTGGAGACTGTCGTAAGGAGCTCGGCATGGTCCATGGCAAAGAAGGAAATCATTGCTCGGACCAGTGAGCCTCCTTTCAATATCCCAAAGTGTAACCTCTCGAGACGCGCTAACAAACATGGTCCAGTTTTCACCAGCATGACGGAATCCCTTTGGCCACTCGGCTTGCTCAAGATCAACAAAATTATCGATAATCCCTGGAGCGTCGGCATGGTCCGCGCCGACAAGGCCGGAACTCTTCTCGCCGACGCCATCATGAACAAAGCCCACGGAGAGCGTGGAGTGACGCTGATCGGTTACAGTCTCGGCGCCCGTGCGATCTATGTCTGTTTGATGGTCTTGGCGGAGCGCAGAGCTTTCGGTCTTGTCGAGAACGCCGTCATGATGGGTACGCCCGCACCCTCGGAGGCCCGCGTCTGGTGTACCATGAGGAGCGTAGTCTCTGGCCGGCTTGTCAATGTCTTTTCAGAGAACGATTACCTGTTGGGCTTCTTGTATCGGACGAGCAGCATCCAGTTTGGCGTTGCAGGTTTGCAGCGGATCGAGGGTATTGATGGTGTCGAGAATGTTGATGTCTCTGCTAAGGTCAGTGGACATCTCCGATACCAGTACCTCGCCGGTAGCATCCTAAAGCACATCAACTGGGAGGACATCAACCAAGAGCAGGTTAGCCGAGATGAGGCAGCCATGGTAGCCGCAGAAGAAAGGGTGCGAGAGCGTGAGAAGAAGCGAGACGCCGTCGAGCGTGGAATTGTGGTGATAGACAAGGCGAAGGAAGCTGCAAAAAATGATCCGGGTATTATCAGGACccggatgaggaagaagaacaagaggtGA